In Lolium perenne isolate Kyuss_39 chromosome 5, Kyuss_2.0, whole genome shotgun sequence, the sequence CCATCAGGAAGCTTGCCCTggaaaaaaaaatgttttcaaaAGTAAGGCTCTTCCAGTTCGCACCCAAATCCTCTAGGTTGGGGCTTCGCTTCCCCTTAACAAAAAATATCAGGTAGGTTGGTCATAAGAACCTAGTCTTATTAATTGATTCAGTTGATAATAACTATAATCCATTCAATCATGTTAGCAGCCTAAAGTAGttcctaataaaatataaacataaCACAGACACACACATACACTAATTTACCTTGTAGACAGCACCAAATCCACCTTGTCCAAGTTTGTTTTCTTCTGAAAAATTATTTGTCGCCTCTAGTAGCTGTTCAAAGTCAAACACGGAGAAGTCTGAATTTTTCCCTTGCCAAACTAGTTGTTCCTCTCGTGCCGAATCCTCAAAACGCCTTGATCCTTGTAGTCTCAGCACTTTGCCTGAATATATGATTGAGGCCATGTGTAATTTCTCTTGAATGATAGTTACATTATCTTGATATAGAACTACGAGTATATTAGTTGGAGGTGGATattggaatcagaaacaaattagcATACCTTTTCTTTGCTTCTTGAGCCGACGAGAGTATAAGAAGACGCACAGAAATGCTACTGCAGCTAGAGGAACTAGAACTATGGGAATTGCCCACAGCTTGCTCATACGCCCTGACATATATGGTAACCAAGCGTGAAAATAATGATGATAAGGCAGAAATTGCAAGCAGAAGTCAGGTTAACGGATTTACTCTTGTGTTCACTCGGAATCGGAGGTAGTGGCGACGGCGGCCCGAGAATTAGCATGGGTTGGCCTTGGTAGAACTGCGACGCATCGTATCTGAAATTACACCGTATAAAACTCATCTGCCCACCCATGCGAAGGGCCATGGTGGAGTTGACCATGCCGAGGAGGCGACGGAGGCACGCCAGACAGTCGCCGGCGGATAGGTCCGGCGTGCACTGCGCCAGGGAGTACACCTTCGGAAAGTTGGTGCCGCTGTCCACGACCCCCGTGGCGAACCGCCTCGGTGCTGCACTGGCCTTCTCCACGGTCCCCAGCAGCAGGTCGTGGATGAGGCCAGCGATGAGGGGCACGTCGCCGGTGACGTTCTTGACGTTCCATCTTTCCAAGCGCAGAACACCGTCGTCGATTTCGCCAAGGATGTCGGTGGCGTTGTAGACGATGGTGCAGTCGGCGTAGTAGAAGCCGGCCCCGTAGCACTGCACGCCAGGTGGCGTAGCGTTGGAGATAATTTCGAACTTGTTGGCGATGCAGTTGGCACTGGTGGAGTCATCGAGGATGTCACCGCGGCAGAGGGCGAGCGCGTAGACAACGTCGGGAGCCTGGCCGACGATGGCGGTGGCGAAGTGTACCGGGGATGAGGAGGTTTTGTTGGGGAGGGTGGCGGCCACGGCCTTGACGTTGTCGCAGAATACGGCGAACTGGGCGGCCGCCTGGAAGGGCGTGAGGCTGCTCAGTAGGAGCAGCAGAATGATCGCCATATGGCTAGAAGtgcttcttgttcttcttctcgcattcaagatgataactcGGTTACTGCCTTTATCTAGGTCTATCACCAGACCACCATCCCTCACCTGTAATTTCATTTTATCGAAACTTTTTTTTTCAGGTGATTTCTTCCCTGGTCAACATGAAACGATCAAGCATAACCAAGCATGCTTAATTTCTCGAATCATTCTTGACCTCACGTGGTCTTCGGTAAGTCGCATGCCATCTAGCTAGGGTAGAACAGTTCGGTGGATTTTCTTCGTTTTTCTTTCGAATCAAAACTAAAACGCGCTTCTATTTTGTCAGGAGCTTTGATATTTTCTTCTTTAGCAATGTTATCTGCACAAGTTTTTCCATTTGTCTTTGTAAGTATGTTCCTGGCCGTCCGATATAAGCAAGTTTTTCCAGTTTCATCTTTCAGAATGGACCAATGCTAGCATCGTCCGGTGTCGATCACTTTCCTGTGAACAACACATGTACTAGCAACAAATAATTTCCACACAACGTCTTGACTAGGGCACTGTGAATTGCAAAGACACCATTTGGCGTGACGTGGCC encodes:
- the LOC127299133 gene encoding cysteine-rich receptor-like protein kinase 4 yields the protein MAIILLLLLSSLTPFQAAAQFAVFCDNVKAVAATLPNKTSSSPVHFATAIVGQAPDVVYALALCRGDILDDSTSANCIANKFEIISNATPPGVQCYGAGFYYADCTIVYNATDILGEIDDGVLRLERWNVKNVTGDVPLIAGLIHDLLLGTVEKASAAPRRFATGVVDSGTNFPKVYSLAQCTPDLSAGDCLACLRRLLGMVNSTMALRMGGQMSFIRCNFRYDASQFYQGQPMLILGPPSPLPPIPSEHKRRMSKLWAIPIVLVPLAAVAFLCVFLYSRRLKKQRKGKVLRLQGSRRFEDSAREEQLVWQGKNSDFSVFDFEQLLEATNNFSEENKLGQGGFGAVYKGKLPDGLDIAVKRLASHSGQGFTEFKNEVQLIAKLQHSNLVRLMGCCSQEEEKILVYEYLPNKSLDFFIFDEKTRALLDWSNIIAIIEGISHGLLYLHKHSRLRVIHRDLKPSNILLDNEMNPKISDFGLAKIFTSNNNEGNITRRVVGTYGYMAPEYASEGIFSIKSDVFSFGVIMFEILSGIRNSGSKQCGDFINLLGYAWQLWEEGRWADIVDATLLPKINLVKMMRYINIALLCVQENAEDRPTMTDVKSMLSSDTMILVEPMQPAYFNVRVGNEEPSTTTESCSINDMTISVVVGR